A genomic region of uncultured Paludibaculum sp. contains the following coding sequences:
- a CDS encoding ABC transporter permease, producing MKPLRRAWNRLAGSLAGRRREAELADELQSHIDMLTEENLRRGLSAVEARRAALLTFGGMEAAKENYRDQRGFPAIDSLEQDIRYALRGMRRNPTFTVIAVACLALGIGANTAIFSLFNAVMLRSLPVSHPAQLVFFGYSQAAGDMSPVRRLTSGLGGASLPYATFEALRDHASNLAGVFMYAPVGGESNNGLTLDVSGRPFTTDGEMVSGGYFAVLGVSPVLGRTIVESDLSPGAPGVIVISHKLWLREFAGRSSAAGQSIRVNNSPFTVVGVAPPGFTGLSGNVSDLWLPLLPSPVLRPWGSRSSSMGTYFADRRWWWCIIGGRRKPGTTLARVQGEGEYLYRQSITAGVSNIPAGLPALTVSSVSPTFQAVRRRLSTPLGILVVTAALMLLMACVNVAALLISRGKARQREIGVRLAIGASRARVMRQLLTESTLLSVCGGILGLLLAYWGAPTLLSLIAGYRQTTQLDVGPDGAVLAFAAVVSLATGILFGIAPAVRAARQDLAHHLKEATASTTQRGGLTRALVGTQIGVSVVLLFGACLFVRSLRNLDGQHLGFDRDNLLLFDIDPERSGYTGQRGMALHNQLVERICRLPGVQSATYVQEALLSGTHNSTSTTTDGPPMPAGRTIEDYYNRVGPGFFDTMGMRVLLGRGIGPRDTDGGHPAAVVNESWARAHFPNENPVGHHLRAGGETFDPRYAYEIVGVAVDAKYNRMREAPPPTVYLAYGEKWGRTRRMCFVVRSAGVAPTELMASVTEAVHSVDPALPLYNARTQRQQIEEATGTERMLARVSIFFGALALLLVAIGVYGTLSYAVTRRTGEIGIRMALGARRAAVVWLILRESLVVAGIGLAVGLPAALALSRFVEDALFGVDAHDGVTVAATVLILSAIAATSGFFPANRAARIDPIRALRHE from the coding sequence ATGAAACCGCTACGCCGCGCCTGGAACCGGCTCGCCGGCAGTCTTGCCGGCAGGCGTCGTGAGGCCGAACTGGCCGACGAGCTACAGTCGCATATCGACATGTTGACGGAGGAGAACCTGCGCCGCGGCCTATCTGCCGTGGAGGCCCGGCGGGCGGCCCTGCTTACTTTCGGCGGTATGGAGGCGGCGAAGGAAAACTACCGCGATCAGCGAGGGTTTCCGGCGATCGATTCACTCGAGCAAGACATTCGTTACGCGCTGCGAGGCATGCGAAGGAATCCGACCTTTACCGTTATAGCGGTAGCTTGTCTCGCGTTGGGCATCGGTGCGAACACTGCGATCTTCAGCTTGTTCAACGCGGTGATGCTACGATCTCTGCCGGTGAGTCATCCCGCGCAGTTGGTCTTCTTTGGGTACTCCCAAGCGGCGGGCGATATGAGCCCAGTGCGGCGGCTCACCTCCGGACTCGGCGGGGCATCGCTGCCCTACGCCACGTTCGAGGCATTACGAGACCACGCCAGCAATCTGGCCGGTGTATTTATGTACGCCCCGGTGGGAGGGGAGAGCAACAACGGTCTGACGTTGGACGTCTCCGGCCGGCCGTTTACCACGGATGGAGAAATGGTGAGTGGAGGCTATTTCGCCGTGCTCGGAGTATCGCCGGTTCTCGGCCGGACGATCGTCGAAAGCGACCTGAGCCCCGGCGCTCCCGGCGTAATCGTGATCAGCCACAAACTGTGGCTGCGCGAGTTCGCAGGGCGAAGTTCCGCGGCCGGACAGAGCATTCGCGTGAACAACTCCCCGTTTACGGTCGTTGGCGTGGCCCCGCCCGGATTTACAGGGTTGAGCGGCAATGTGTCAGACCTGTGGCTTCCGCTGCTTCCGTCACCCGTGTTGAGGCCTTGGGGCTCGCGGTCCTCTTCCATGGGGACATACTTTGCCGATCGCCGCTGGTGGTGGTGTATTATCGGCGGCCGCCGGAAGCCGGGGACAACACTGGCACGGGTTCAGGGTGAAGGGGAATACCTCTATCGGCAGAGCATCACGGCGGGAGTCAGCAACATCCCGGCGGGCCTGCCTGCGCTCACTGTCTCGAGCGTCAGCCCTACGTTCCAAGCCGTACGTCGCAGGCTCTCTACTCCGTTGGGCATTCTCGTCGTGACGGCGGCGTTGATGCTGCTCATGGCCTGCGTCAATGTGGCGGCCCTGCTAATATCGCGGGGCAAAGCGCGCCAGCGAGAGATTGGAGTTCGCCTGGCAATCGGCGCCTCGCGGGCTCGGGTGATGCGGCAACTGCTGACGGAGAGCACATTGCTGTCCGTCTGCGGCGGCATCCTTGGCCTGCTGTTGGCGTACTGGGGTGCGCCCACGCTGCTAAGCCTGATTGCCGGATACCGCCAGACGACTCAGCTCGACGTCGGCCCCGATGGCGCCGTTCTGGCGTTCGCCGCGGTGGTCTCGCTCGCAACCGGCATTCTCTTCGGAATCGCGCCGGCCGTTCGCGCCGCCCGACAGGATCTGGCGCATCATTTGAAAGAGGCCACGGCGTCCACCACGCAACGCGGCGGCCTCACGCGGGCACTGGTGGGGACACAGATTGGGGTGTCGGTGGTGTTGCTCTTCGGTGCATGCCTGTTCGTGCGCTCTCTTCGGAACCTCGATGGGCAGCATCTCGGATTCGACCGCGACAATCTGCTGTTGTTCGACATCGATCCCGAACGCAGCGGTTACACCGGGCAGCGCGGTATGGCGCTGCACAACCAGTTGGTGGAACGGATCTGCCGGCTTCCCGGCGTGCAGTCGGCAACCTACGTCCAGGAGGCACTGCTTTCCGGAACCCACAACAGCACGTCAACCACGACCGATGGTCCGCCGATGCCGGCCGGACGGACGATTGAAGACTACTACAACCGGGTGGGCCCGGGGTTCTTCGACACGATGGGCATGCGAGTGCTGCTCGGCCGAGGTATCGGACCGCGCGACACGGATGGAGGGCATCCGGCGGCCGTCGTGAACGAGTCCTGGGCGCGGGCGCACTTTCCCAACGAGAATCCGGTGGGCCACCACCTCAGGGCAGGCGGAGAAACATTCGACCCGCGGTACGCATACGAGATCGTCGGAGTGGCCGTGGATGCCAAGTACAACCGCATGCGCGAAGCTCCTCCACCGACGGTCTATCTCGCCTACGGAGAGAAGTGGGGCCGGACACGCCGCATGTGTTTTGTGGTGCGCTCCGCCGGCGTTGCTCCGACCGAGCTGATGGCATCGGTTACCGAAGCGGTTCATAGTGTGGACCCCGCACTGCCGTTGTACAACGCACGAACCCAGCGCCAGCAGATCGAAGAGGCGACGGGCACGGAGAGAATGCTTGCCCGCGTGTCGATCTTCTTCGGAGCGCTGGCGCTACTGCTGGTGGCTATCGGCGTGTATGGGACGCTGTCCTACGCGGTGACCAGGCGAACCGGCGAGATCGGTATCCGGATGGCGCTGGGCGCTCGCCGCGCGGCGGTGGTATGGCTGATCTTGCGCGAATCGCTGGTGGTCGCCGGCATCGGTCTGGCTGTTGGTTTGCCTGCCGCGCTCGCGCTGTCGCGCTTCGTCGAAGACGCGTTGTTCGGCGTCGACGCTCATGATGGCGTGACGGTCGCCGCGACGGTGCTGATCCTATCCGCAATAGCAGCGACATCCGGATTCTTCCCTGCGAACCGCGCGGCGCGGATCGACCCGATCCGGGCTCTACGCCACGAGTAG
- a CDS encoding site-specific integrase — protein MCRLPVGGAAVSEARLRDAEPLCPSAGLRVDEQQAPNAVAPQPKPKAKAVSSGAFGAGRKGGNGVTERVVWRVVKECAQKAAIGNLAPHDLHRTRARLCRDAGGELEQIQFLLGHVSVQTTERYLGCKQRLQNAVNDRIGIEPRTEHA, from the coding sequence GTGTGTCGGTTGCCTGTTGGTGGGGCCGCTGTATCTGAGGCAAGGCTTCGGGACGCGGAACCCCTCTGCCCATCGGCAGGTCTTCGAGTTGATGAGCAACAAGCGCCAAACGCTGTAGCCCCTCAGCCAAAGCCCAAAGCGAAGGCCGTGTCTTCCGGTGCGTTTGGCGCAGGAAGGAAAGGGGGAAACGGCGTAACGGAGCGGGTCGTATGGCGTGTCGTCAAGGAGTGCGCTCAAAAAGCCGCCATTGGCAATTTAGCTCCGCATGACCTCCACCGGACCCGTGCACGGCTGTGCCGCGATGCCGGCGGGGAACTGGAACAGATCCAATTTCTACTGGGTCACGTCTCCGTTCAGACGACCGAGAGGTATCTGGGCTGCAAACAACGCCTCCAGAATGCGGTCAATGACCGAATCGGCATCGAGCCCAGGACTGAACATGCGTAA
- a CDS encoding ECF-type sigma factor, giving the protein MDTAPDTVAQLMAEFRKGDRAAANRLVELLYPELRRMAAAKMKGERAGHTWQPTLLVNELYLALVKIKALSGGSETGSGQEKAAFLGLAGHVMKRLLIDHSRPLYRRAEKVACEDALHLASRGAEDLQWVEQALSRLAAIDPKFRSVIEMRVFEGLTVDEAARQLGCSPRSVATYWTFAKRWLEKELTTQASVPRTHG; this is encoded by the coding sequence ATGGACACCGCGCCCGATACTGTTGCCCAACTGATGGCGGAATTCCGCAAGGGCGACAGAGCGGCGGCCAATCGTTTGGTTGAACTGCTATATCCCGAATTGCGCAGGATGGCCGCGGCGAAGATGAAGGGCGAGCGAGCCGGACATACCTGGCAGCCCACACTCCTGGTGAATGAGTTGTACCTGGCCCTGGTGAAGATCAAGGCACTGAGCGGCGGCAGCGAAACGGGGAGCGGGCAGGAGAAGGCAGCGTTCCTGGGCCTGGCCGGTCACGTGATGAAACGGCTGCTGATCGACCACTCGCGGCCGCTGTACCGGCGGGCTGAGAAGGTGGCGTGCGAAGATGCGTTGCATCTGGCTTCCAGGGGCGCGGAGGATCTGCAATGGGTGGAGCAGGCGCTTTCCAGGTTGGCGGCCATCGATCCCAAGTTCCGAAGCGTGATTGAGATGAGGGTATTCGAAGGACTCACGGTGGATGAAGCGGCGCGGCAACTCGGGTGCTCGCCGCGATCTGTAGCCACCTACTGGACATTCGCCAAACGCTGGCTCGAGAAAGAACTGACGACGCAGGCATCCGTGCCGAGAACCCATGGATGA
- a CDS encoding protein kinase → MDDQQWQRAWEIYRAAREVSDAERPALLASVEADAEVLAEVHAMLDEPAEPPPELASKIGTHFGRYEINGLLGRGGMGQVYSARDPELDRIVALKFLPPGPRASGAEFDQLVREAKAASSLNHPNIVTVHEVIRAGDEVAIAMEFVGGEPLRRYCVEPQPMARVGQWGSQIAQALAAAHQRRIVHRDIKPENIMVREDGILKILDFGLSARTDLESPAMPAVLPLGTLNYIAPEQTRGETATAASDIFSLGIVLYELATGRHPFGEDSPLDVAEAIGAAEPRPPSTFNPRISSSLNVLLLRMLAKDPARRPSAAEVGAALVALAAPPRHFSPRGIAIAVAVLVVIIAPVGWWASKALRRTPPETPLNLTPLTSFAGSKDCPAISLDGTMIAFAWDGGKQGTRRNIYVMKAGGTEARRLSVSKYDDAWPAWSPDGLTIAFVRRLSGTETFVYVIPASGGVERRVWEGGSAVSWAPDGKSLLVSRPRASKGSGGIVLLSLETGERRQLTTAPGAFDEFASFSPNGEWIGFARIARSLEVFVLPARGGTPKQLTFDRRPKTGRLAWTGDSREIVYSTEREFGGAGLWRVPIAGGAPRRITGLLQFAGNPTISRNGNLLVYTETWLDSNIYRSEGAGFSSSGVLGRFGRPERVIASSREDHSPSYSPDGSQIAFISNRTSQSELWTARRDGSGERQLTHFNGFAGTPRWSPDGQSIAFDLRSDQLNIWVIRAQGGAPRQLTTDSSNHMTPSWSPDGAWIYFASNKSGQMQIWKMTADGRNATQLTRTGGEEPLPSANGETIYYTRKRVESDLWEIPAAGGTERPVRGMESFTRIGRSWGVIPQGIYFVSGEEEGREDAVRFFSFATRRVTALGVSQARSFVGPISLSRNGRELLTVRMDQRVNDLMLIDNFR, encoded by the coding sequence ATGGATGACCAGCAATGGCAGAGAGCATGGGAAATCTATCGCGCGGCCAGAGAGGTCAGTGACGCGGAACGCCCGGCGCTCCTCGCTTCGGTGGAGGCCGATGCCGAGGTCCTGGCCGAGGTGCATGCGATGCTCGACGAACCGGCCGAGCCGCCGCCAGAGCTGGCATCCAAAATCGGTACCCACTTCGGCCGCTATGAGATCAACGGGTTGCTGGGCCGGGGCGGCATGGGACAGGTCTACTCGGCGCGCGACCCTGAACTGGACCGGATCGTAGCGCTCAAATTTCTACCTCCAGGCCCAAGGGCCAGCGGAGCGGAGTTCGATCAGCTGGTGCGGGAGGCGAAGGCGGCCTCGTCGCTGAACCATCCGAACATCGTCACAGTGCATGAAGTGATCCGCGCTGGGGACGAGGTGGCGATCGCCATGGAATTCGTCGGGGGCGAGCCGCTAAGGCGGTATTGCGTCGAGCCGCAGCCGATGGCTCGAGTGGGGCAGTGGGGTTCGCAGATTGCGCAGGCGTTGGCGGCCGCGCACCAGCGCAGGATTGTCCATCGCGACATCAAGCCCGAGAACATCATGGTGCGCGAAGACGGCATCCTGAAGATACTCGACTTCGGCCTCTCAGCCCGAACGGATCTGGAGAGTCCGGCCATGCCGGCCGTGTTGCCGTTGGGGACCCTCAACTACATAGCGCCGGAACAGACGCGAGGGGAGACCGCCACCGCGGCCAGCGACATATTTTCGCTTGGGATCGTGTTGTATGAGTTGGCGACTGGACGGCATCCGTTCGGCGAGGATTCGCCCCTGGATGTCGCAGAGGCAATCGGGGCGGCGGAACCGAGACCACCCTCGACTTTCAATCCGCGCATCTCCTCAAGCCTGAACGTGCTGCTGCTGCGGATGCTGGCGAAGGATCCCGCCAGGCGGCCGAGCGCGGCCGAGGTGGGGGCGGCCCTTGTCGCACTCGCCGCGCCACCTCGGCATTTCTCACCCCGGGGCATTGCCATCGCGGTCGCGGTTCTGGTTGTCATCATTGCGCCAGTGGGCTGGTGGGCCTCAAAGGCGCTGCGCAGGACCCCGCCCGAGACTCCGCTCAACCTGACGCCGCTCACGAGCTTCGCGGGCTCGAAGGATTGCCCCGCTATTTCGCTGGACGGCACAATGATCGCCTTTGCCTGGGATGGCGGCAAGCAGGGGACGAGACGAAACATCTACGTGATGAAGGCCGGCGGAACCGAAGCGCGGCGCTTGAGTGTTTCCAAGTACGACGATGCCTGGCCCGCGTGGTCACCGGACGGCCTGACCATCGCGTTTGTTCGTAGACTGTCCGGCACTGAAACATTCGTCTATGTCATCCCGGCCTCGGGCGGCGTGGAACGGAGAGTGTGGGAAGGCGGATCCGCGGTCTCGTGGGCGCCTGACGGGAAGTCGCTGCTGGTCTCCAGGCCCAGGGCGTCGAAGGGATCCGGCGGAATCGTTCTACTCTCGCTCGAAACCGGCGAGCGGCGCCAACTGACCACGGCCCCTGGGGCATTTGATGAATTTGCGTCGTTCTCTCCCAATGGCGAATGGATTGGATTTGCGCGAATCGCCCGTAGTCTGGAGGTCTTCGTGCTGCCGGCGCGCGGAGGAACGCCGAAGCAATTGACGTTCGACAGGCGACCGAAGACTGGACGGCTTGCCTGGACTGGCGATAGTCGCGAGATCGTCTACTCCACGGAGCGGGAATTCGGAGGAGCGGGCCTTTGGCGCGTGCCGATTGCAGGGGGTGCCCCGCGTCGCATCACGGGTCTGCTGCAGTTTGCGGGGAACCCAACCATCTCGAGGAATGGCAATCTTCTCGTCTACACTGAGACCTGGCTCGACTCGAACATCTACCGTTCGGAAGGGGCCGGGTTCTCGAGCTCGGGAGTACTGGGCCGCTTTGGCCGACCGGAAAGAGTGATTGCCTCGTCCCGTGAGGATCACAGCCCGAGCTACTCTCCCGACGGGAGCCAGATTGCGTTCATATCGAACCGGACCAGCCAATCGGAACTGTGGACGGCGCGCCGCGATGGCAGTGGCGAGAGGCAACTGACGCACTTCAATGGGTTCGCGGGGACTCCGCGCTGGTCGCCTGACGGGCAATCGATTGCGTTTGACCTGAGATCGGACCAGTTGAACATCTGGGTGATTCGCGCACAAGGAGGCGCTCCACGGCAGTTGACCACGGACTCGTCCAACCACATGACGCCCAGTTGGTCGCCGGACGGTGCCTGGATCTATTTCGCCTCGAACAAGTCCGGGCAAATGCAGATCTGGAAGATGACAGCGGATGGCCGAAACGCGACCCAGCTTACCCGGACCGGAGGTGAGGAGCCGCTGCCGTCCGCCAATGGAGAGACGATCTACTACACCAGGAAACGCGTCGAGTCGGACCTCTGGGAGATCCCCGCGGCGGGAGGAACGGAGCGGCCCGTGCGTGGCATGGAGTCGTTCACTCGAATTGGACGGTCGTGGGGCGTGATCCCACAGGGCATTTACTTCGTGTCCGGCGAGGAAGAAGGGCGCGAGGATGCCGTGCGCTTCTTCAGCTTCGCGACGCGGCGCGTGACGGCGCTGGGTGTATCGCAGGCGCGATCGTTTGTCGGCCCCATCTCGTTGTCGCGCAATGGCCGCGAGTTACTCACCGTGAGGATGGATCAGCGGGTGAACGATCTGATGCTCATCGACAACTTCCGGTGA
- a CDS encoding VCBS repeat-containing protein: protein MPSAPKDIFRSFDRVHLVEEKGETSAGVNVGDLNGDGLLDIVLGKGRHWPLFNRVLLNDGKNGFNASNLGIAPDRTYSAALADLDHDGSLDIVVSNDAPDRKLVYLNDSKGHFTEAGTFGSPTWSTRYVTLADLNGDGYPDIVAANRGEGPQSPAPSFLCLNDRKGHFPACDRLPTESATSIVAADFDGDGASDLFVPHRDGGQSIVLWNDGKGHFPTSTKLGLAATWIRMGAAGDFDRDGRLDVAIIEERKRAAFVMFNRGQRRFGDLEQLPGQPRPPYALAVADLNRDGRPDIVVGHVEMPGSVYFNTGQGHTFHEVPWNDGKGTVYGLAFADFDGDGWPDIVAARSDAPNAIWFSTKPKSGR, encoded by the coding sequence GTGCCATCTGCGCCGAAAGACATCTTCCGCTCCTTTGACCGGGTACATCTGGTGGAGGAGAAGGGCGAAACCTCGGCCGGTGTGAACGTAGGCGACCTGAATGGTGACGGTCTCCTCGACATCGTATTGGGTAAGGGTCGTCACTGGCCGCTCTTCAACCGCGTTCTGTTGAACGACGGGAAGAACGGCTTCAACGCAAGCAATCTAGGAATCGCCCCGGACCGCACGTATTCCGCGGCTTTAGCGGATCTCGACCACGATGGCAGTTTGGACATCGTCGTCAGCAACGACGCGCCCGATCGCAAACTCGTGTACCTGAATGACAGCAAGGGGCACTTTACCGAGGCCGGCACTTTCGGCAGCCCTACCTGGAGTACGCGCTATGTGACCCTAGCGGATTTGAATGGCGATGGTTATCCCGATATTGTCGCCGCCAACCGTGGCGAGGGTCCGCAATCTCCCGCCCCGAGCTTCCTTTGCCTCAACGACCGCAAAGGTCATTTCCCCGCGTGCGACCGGCTGCCCACCGAGTCGGCTACCTCCATCGTGGCCGCCGACTTCGATGGTGATGGCGCGTCTGATCTGTTTGTCCCCCATCGCGACGGCGGCCAGAGTATCGTGTTGTGGAACGATGGGAAAGGCCACTTCCCGACATCCACGAAATTGGGGCTGGCGGCTACCTGGATTCGGATGGGCGCTGCCGGCGACTTCGATCGGGACGGCCGCCTCGATGTGGCGATTATCGAGGAGCGGAAGCGGGCAGCTTTCGTCATGTTCAATCGCGGGCAACGCCGGTTTGGCGATCTGGAGCAACTTCCCGGCCAACCGCGTCCGCCCTATGCGCTGGCCGTGGCCGATCTGAATCGCGACGGCCGCCCGGACATCGTGGTCGGTCATGTCGAGATGCCGGGCTCGGTCTATTTCAACACCGGACAGGGTCACACATTCCATGAAGTCCCGTGGAACGACGGCAAGGGCACTGTGTACGGGCTGGCCTTCGCGGATTTTGATGGAGACGGTTGGCCGGACATCGTCGCGGCACGTTCCGACGCGCCCAATGCCATATGGTTCAGCACCAAACCAAAGTCGGGCCGGTAG
- a CDS encoding SDR family oxidoreductase — MVKTWLITGASSGFGRELTGLLLQRGDRVAATVRKPDALADLAAQYGDRIWIAILDVTNSTTVREAIDRAFAQLKRIDVVVSNAGYALFGAAEEVRDEQIERQLNTNLLGSIHVARAAIPHLRRQGGGRIIQISSSVGQAAYPTMGVYAATKWGIEGFYEGTIPEIAPFGIEVTLVEPGASRTNFASSSADVGQPLDVYDETPAGEFRRAAATAGLAMFPGDPRKVAKAIIASAEQTPAPKRLTLGSDAYALVHAALTERLANLEAQKELAYSTDVNA, encoded by the coding sequence ATGGTAAAGACATGGTTGATCACGGGAGCCAGCAGTGGATTTGGGCGCGAACTGACTGGGCTTTTGCTGCAACGGGGTGACCGGGTTGCAGCGACGGTCCGGAAGCCGGACGCACTTGCTGATCTGGCAGCGCAATACGGGGACCGCATTTGGATTGCGATTCTCGATGTGACGAACAGCACGACGGTGCGTGAAGCGATAGACCGCGCTTTCGCCCAACTGAAACGGATCGATGTGGTAGTCAGCAATGCCGGATATGCGCTCTTTGGCGCGGCGGAAGAGGTGAGAGACGAGCAGATCGAGCGCCAACTCAACACGAACCTGCTTGGCTCGATACACGTTGCGCGGGCAGCAATCCCCCACCTGCGGAGGCAGGGAGGCGGACGAATCATTCAGATATCTTCGTCGGTGGGTCAGGCTGCTTATCCAACGATGGGCGTCTACGCCGCTACAAAATGGGGGATCGAAGGGTTCTACGAGGGCACGATTCCCGAGATAGCGCCGTTCGGCATCGAAGTGACTCTGGTTGAGCCCGGTGCATCGCGCACAAACTTCGCCTCCTCGAGCGCGGACGTCGGGCAACCCCTCGACGTATATGACGAGACTCCGGCTGGTGAGTTCCGCCGCGCGGCAGCGACGGCAGGGTTGGCTATGTTCCCTGGAGATCCCCGCAAGGTTGCAAAGGCGATCATTGCATCGGCCGAGCAAACTCCCGCGCCAAAGCGCCTGACGCTGGGCAGCGACGCCTATGCGCTGGTCCACGCAGCGCTGACGGAACGGCTCGCCAACCTGGAAGCTCAGAAGGAGCTGGCATATTCGACTGACGTGAACGCCTAA
- a CDS encoding NmrA family NAD(P)-binding protein — MNQAEILVSGATGRTGGSAVEELLKMGKSVRAYVRTDDERAAALRKRGVDIAVGDFTNIDTIRAAMDGVRSVYFLHPIAPGIISAAAYFAQAAKEAGVAVIVNMSQISARRESASHAAQDHWISERVFDWSGVAAVHLRPTFFADWLVYPHFAKEIWAKKKIEFPFGDGRHAPIATDDQGRVIAHLLASPEGHMGQTYTLHGPVEMNHSQIAAAMSEVLGMRIEYAPMSIEEFKDKMENLYRFNPFLVQHLVEVAQDYRKGIFAGVNDNVEKITGARALSVPEFVAKYRGAFA, encoded by the coding sequence ATGAATCAGGCGGAGATCCTAGTGAGCGGTGCCACCGGCAGGACGGGCGGGAGCGCTGTCGAGGAACTCTTAAAGATGGGGAAGAGTGTGCGTGCTTATGTACGCACCGATGACGAACGGGCTGCCGCTTTGAGAAAGCGCGGCGTCGATATCGCGGTTGGAGACTTCACCAACATCGATACGATTCGCGCCGCGATGGATGGCGTTCGATCCGTCTATTTTCTTCATCCGATCGCCCCCGGAATTATCAGCGCCGCCGCCTACTTTGCGCAGGCGGCGAAGGAAGCCGGTGTGGCGGTCATCGTGAACATGTCGCAGATTTCCGCGCGCAGGGAGTCGGCAAGCCATGCGGCACAGGATCACTGGATTTCCGAGCGTGTTTTCGATTGGTCAGGAGTTGCGGCGGTACACCTTCGCCCGACATTCTTTGCCGACTGGCTCGTTTACCCGCACTTCGCTAAGGAAATCTGGGCAAAGAAGAAGATCGAGTTCCCATTTGGCGATGGTCGTCATGCGCCTATTGCGACCGACGATCAGGGACGTGTCATCGCGCATCTGCTCGCCAGTCCCGAAGGCCACATGGGCCAGACCTACACCCTCCATGGTCCAGTGGAGATGAATCACTCGCAGATTGCGGCAGCGATGAGTGAGGTGCTCGGAATGCGAATCGAGTATGCGCCGATGTCAATCGAGGAGTTTAAGGACAAGATGGAGAACCTGTACCGGTTTAACCCATTTCTCGTTCAACACCTCGTCGAAGTAGCCCAAGACTACCGAAAAGGCATCTTCGCCGGCGTGAACGACAACGTGGAGAAGATTACCGGGGCTCGCGCTCTTTCCGTTCCGGAGTTCGTCGCGAAATATCGCGGCGCGTTCGCGTGA
- a CDS encoding helix-turn-helix domain-containing protein — protein sequence MGLTNRKADQRSPRKVVVVVYEGVKLMDAAGPLQAFRDARFSDGCPAYRVALASESGGLIMSDTGVRLETVPLHRNVLRDIDTLLIAGSELPAALIGTESLRARLARCLDRPRRLGSVCTGAFVLAELGVLDGHEATTHWAFCTQLEREFPAVIVKPDAIFMISGRIWTSAGVSAGIDMALAMIEDDLGHLAALDVARGMVLFLKRPGGQSQFSVELRRQVHDGRGQFDDLHNWIRANLDANLAVPELAAAVRMSPRNFARVYLRETGERPARAVEKIRIEAAVRLLESTDDPVKVVASRTGFGDDERMRRAFVKTYGTSPQDFRNRFGRRQR from the coding sequence ATGGGTCTGACGAACCGCAAAGCGGACCAGCGGAGTCCTCGTAAGGTTGTGGTGGTGGTCTACGAGGGCGTCAAGCTGATGGATGCGGCCGGCCCGTTACAGGCTTTCCGAGATGCGCGCTTCAGCGACGGGTGCCCGGCCTATCGGGTAGCTCTGGCTTCGGAATCGGGCGGGCTCATCATGAGTGACACCGGGGTAAGGCTTGAAACCGTACCGCTCCACCGGAACGTACTTCGCGATATCGACACGCTCCTGATTGCGGGCAGTGAGTTGCCTGCCGCGCTCATCGGTACGGAATCCTTGCGAGCCCGGCTGGCGCGATGTCTTGATCGGCCACGCCGGCTTGGTTCGGTTTGCACCGGCGCATTTGTCCTTGCCGAACTCGGAGTCCTGGACGGTCATGAGGCGACAACACATTGGGCCTTCTGCACACAGCTCGAGCGCGAGTTCCCAGCAGTCATCGTGAAGCCCGATGCCATTTTCATGATCTCGGGACGCATTTGGACTTCGGCTGGCGTATCTGCGGGAATTGATATGGCGCTTGCGATGATCGAGGACGATCTGGGGCACCTGGCAGCGCTAGATGTGGCCCGTGGAATGGTTCTTTTTCTCAAACGGCCGGGAGGTCAATCTCAGTTCAGCGTTGAGTTGCGACGACAGGTACACGACGGGCGTGGCCAGTTCGACGACCTCCATAACTGGATTCGAGCCAATCTTGATGCGAACCTTGCTGTCCCGGAACTGGCAGCCGCAGTTCGAATGAGTCCACGAAACTTCGCTCGTGTCTATCTTCGCGAAACAGGGGAGAGACCGGCGCGGGCGGTTGAGAAGATCCGCATTGAAGCGGCTGTACGTCTTCTCGAGTCTACTGATGATCCGGTCAAGGTCGTCGCGAGCCGAACGGGTTTTGGCGATGACGAGAGGATGCGCCGCGCCTTTGTCAAAACCTATGGTACCTCCCCTCAGGATTTTCGAAATCGCTTCGGCCGGAGGCAACGCTGA